The sequence below is a genomic window from Vigna radiata var. radiata cultivar VC1973A unplaced genomic scaffold, Vradiata_ver6 scaffold_7, whole genome shotgun sequence.
GACTCGCTGAGCGAAAACATACTCGTTGGGAGAAGCCAAAGTCAGAGAGTTACTGACTTGGTGGTCACTAGGCAAAGTCAAAGTCAAAGAGCTACTGACTTGGTGATTGCTATGAGAGAATATACTCACTGAGCAAAGCCAAAGTTAGAGAACTCATTGACTTAACAATAGACAGGCGAGACAAGTCTCTTTAGGCaacttttggaaaaatgtttGAGTTACAATGATAATTTCATTGGGCTAGCTATTTGGTCGTTGGATGAGTGAACCTTTAGACATTAGTTTAATGAGTAGATATTCTCACTGAGTGAAATTGATAGAGTCTAATACTATTTTGTATGTACTATTCTAGTATGTTTAATGTAGgaaaatgttatgttaaaatCATAGTTGGTTTATGATGTTTATTTGAGAATGACCGATAGATATATGGATAAATATGCATACAAATAATGATGTTTGAAATTGTGATAAGGATGAGCATTGTATGTGTTTGGTGTAATTCTAGGGATCTCGTAGGGAGATTCTATGGTGACATTTCTTTAGTTACGTATTAATGTTGGAGTCCAAATGTTGGAGGTTATCCTTTCACTCTAATAACCATTCAAGCTCAGATATAGTAGAATGATGTATGTTGTGAGAGGTGTAGGATGTCCTAACCTAGGGGCTTTACCTTGACAAAAGGTGTTAATGGACTAACTTTGTGTGTGATAGGATGAAACCCCATTGACAATGGTTCTGTAGAGTAATAGAGACCACCGCAAGTGCAAGACCCCCAAGATTTCACATCAATGTTTTATCCAAATAATTAAGTCTAGTATAAATCTTCTATGTTTGTTTTATGAAAACTCTTTTACACGTTAACTTTGTAATATGAAAACTTTTTTACACATTAATATTTCTATCATTTCTACTccaaagaaattagaaaatgaaataatgaaatctAATAAAACCTGAGGATGAATGATATCACTATATACTCAAACTTTTGTACTatacttataattaatttgatcattcaataataaaattaaatgcaatGTCATATTAATTATTGCTataaaagaattagaaaataatttattttattgattgattttaattgaaaatattaataacattaatgaTAAGTTAATAAATTGTTGTTCATTCAATAACGGACTAATTGCCACTAGTGGGTCCACCACCTCGTTGGCCATTATTTTTCCTTAACCTTTCACGCTATAAATCGTGAAACCAATGACACCATGAGGGGATAATCCGAAAAGAAACAAGTCGGTGAGGTAGAGAATGTTGAAGGAGTCATGAAAAGTTATCATAGAGCTATGTGTTATGTGTTAGCGAAGAGTGAAGTTGATGACAATCTCTCGGTTGTTAAGAATGGAGAACACTAAAGTGAGACTTCTTTGGATAAGTAGACCAATCACCTTATATCTTGCTTGTATGATGTTTTCTTGTATTTGAGACTTCTTGGAagacaaattatattaatatccctattaaataaatagaatgatgtataaaataatttcaaagatCAACCAATAATATAGACACATGaaagttttaaaacatgttttagaaaataatcaCCTTATCTATTAACTTGttgtttttatactttaaaatttatctataacAAGAGGATTCTTCTTTACAAAAGTTATGTAGTCTATCATATTTTgttactaataatatttttatcattacaactcattttatcattttactcTTTAGGTTTTATAACTAACTTTTAAACTCAATTaactatctataataaaaaaaattacctacaataaaactataaaaattatttattttataattattttttataaatctaataatattttttatttcaataattatgataaaaaaattacttcttAAGTGAAAATATATACAAGTAAATGCATGTGTTTCCAACGAATAAtgtaaataacaaaaacaaatatatttgttattttccttaaaaaaacaactttaaagtcttgatgttttaaaattttgaaaatttaatatttttctatagcATTTtagtcaaaatattttttttcaatccatGATTCACATTATTTAGAACAATGGTGACAATTATACATGATACTCTTAAAAAAACttcacaaatataaataatatgaattattaataCTTAGATTTAGTAACTATGGGGTAGTACCATTAACATACTTATTCAAATAAAGTGTTTACTTTACTTTAGAAAAGGAAGTATTACATCGAAGTGTTAGTCTAAAGTCACAGGTTTATGTTAAATCTTTgacaataaaaacaacataaaagcACATGTCacaactgattttttttttgtggtgaTAACAGGAAATTTGTCATTATTTGTGTATATAGTTCAGGTAAGTTTTGTGTACATAATCTAGATGTGCTTTTTGTATTTAGACTATATAATTGTCGTGTagaattaagggttaaatatgtttttaatccttatactttgagacaattttggttttagtctctctttcaaactaagatacaatttagtccttcaactttagaaaactctggttttagtctttttttaccaaatttttttaactttatttgttgtttcaaacgtgcTTCTCAgctaacattgaagcaaaaatgtgtcaaacagtgtaaacaatctaaatgttTTAATGAAACatacttgaaacaacaaataaagttaaaaaaatttggtaaaaaagactaaaaccagagttttctaaagttgaaggactaaattgtaccttagtttgaaaaagggactaaaaccaaaatcaccccaacgtatagggactaaaaacatatttaaccctataattaactttctttttaaccTCCTTACATGTTATCTATATAATTGTGATGTATGCatgaaccaaaataaaatataattaatcttcACATATAATACCTGtataaactttctttttcttcaatcaagagtcctttttttattttattttattgtattttttcctctttttttttcttttacttcacTCATTTCCCAAACTCATTAGCACCACTCATTTCAATCCTCCAAAATTTAATACTGTTTAAAACTCTTTCTCTACATATGTAATCTTCACCGTTATAATTGAATCatcacataaataaataaatcacgtTCTATTTTAGCCTATCTATTTATTCAATGAAGGAACACAAGCTTACATTTCATTCATTAgctgtttttttctctttctcactaCAATGGATGagaattcaacaacaaaatatgaAGTGGTCTTAATTGGTAGTGAAGGTAATGAGCACACATTTCTTTATATTCGTGGTTGATATAATAGAACGATGGTAACACTTCCTAGACTATCAATTGTTTGTGATTGTGTTGTGCTTATTTACTTTGTTAgtcaaatttctaaaattaggtGCTAAGTTCTAATAgagctttatttttaaaattggtagattaaaatataatattaaattaatggtAAATGATTGAGttgaagaagtaaaagaagaaagagaaataccaaagttgaagaagaaaaaggaagaaatagaaaacaaatcaaaaggacatgttttacaaaaaaaataaattttatttaaatattatgtacTAAATTTAACAACATTTCCATAGGGTATTTGCATATGTACTAAGAACGTTGATAAAGAGGTGAGGGTGACATGTCATATAATGGGTGTATGGTATGGtatataatcaagaatatatgatcaaagatattgataagtagaagataaaataatctaaggataatcaagaatatctaattaaagatatttagcaattAACCAGATTTTTAGGTAAGTctgtctatattttattttgtttatactttattgggcttatgtcagtttaaggtccatgagacaacttataaatacaagGTCAGGGCCACCAGTCAGGTACTTTCTAATCACATTCCACTTACGTTCTACTTACTCTCCAATCacattcaaaaatattctacagtgatcataaaatcactaaatacTCAATTATGAACCGAGGTTCATCAAACCGCTTCTAACTTGAGTGTTGAAGCAcattttgcaggtacctcccccctctgTCAAGAAGAAGAGCGAGTGACCCAAGCCGAAGGAAGGCAAACGACTCCAACAGAAGAAGAGCGAACGGTCCAAACCTAGGAAAAGTGAGCAATCCAAGCATCAGAAAGCGATAAAGCCATGTCATCTAGGTTAGTCTCTCGGTCCCacaaaatatctaccgaaacaatGGGTTTTTTCAACAAAACTTATAGTGTTAGTTCACTTCATTTATACTAAGGATTAATATGAATATCATATCTTGTTTTTATGAATTGGTTTTGagtttcaaaacatttaaagaataataagaaGTCATTATATAAATCCAAAGGGACTTCAAAGAATATTCAACCATagtttactttataaattataacaaagtatatgttttaataaaatcatgttaattctttttaaatataattattgtacACGTCCCGTCAAGAGAAAAGTTTTAATTCACCATTAAAGCTTGACAATTGCATTCATGATAAACATTTAATTCGTATAATAGTTAAAGTCTTGATTATGGTATTTGAGATGCTCCAAGTGATATATGTGATTGCGCTGTTATTGTAATAGTTATAGTAAATAGTTAGCATAGGTGCTAATGAGTTGATAGACAAATGGTCTATGTGTGAGATGTTAATGATGACATCAAGGGTTAGAGATCAAGGATCGAACAATTCGTTGTGATTGAATTGTTATGTTAGAGGTTTAGGAATCCTATTGATATTATTATGTATGGGGTGGTTGATTATTGTTGATTTAATCAAAATGTGTATAGGTTTTTGGGAATGAAATTGTCAACAATGATCGTATAATCTGTTATATGTGAGCAGATGATGTTACAGATAATGTTGAGACATGATAGATTCAGAAGATGACGGGAGACAGACTtgagatttttatttaaagttattacaTATGAATTTTTAGACAATGCAATTGaagttgttttatttcatttgtcaTTTCCATTGGACAAATGTTTTTAgaactattatgttttaaataaattatttcgtTTAAATGTTaaggtttttgaaaatatattttcatgttatgataaagttttgaaatttaccGGTTTTTAAATAACTCGTGACATGCTGGAATTTGGAGTGTTACATTTTTGTATCAGAACCAGGTTttcgaaaaaaaagaaaaaactttggAGTCTTGGGAAGTGAGCTTGAATAGCTTTTGTTGTGTAACTGTGTGAATTGCATATGAAAGTGTATGACTATGAGAATCACATGCAAATGTATATAACTGTGTAAATTACGTGCGTATATGCATGACTGTATAGATTAAAGTGTTTAAAGACATGAATTGTTGTGTAGATCTTTTTACAaaacaatttcatatatatatatatatatatatatatatgtatatataacattttttatattgatttgtttctttttgtactTGAGTTCTTTACTAAATACTAAAAGCaatttaagtgaaaaaaaagataagaaagtactttacaaatataatctagggttaaatatgtttttagtccctatactttggagcgattttggttttagtccatttttaaactatgttacaatttagtccttcaactttagaaaactatggttttagtcctttttaccaattttttttaactttatttgttgtttcaagcacgtttcattatagcatttggattgtttacactatttgacatatttttgcttcaatgttaactgagaaatgcgtttgaaacaacaaataaaattaaaaaaaattagtaaaaaagactaaaaccagagttttctaaagtttaaggattaaattataccatagttcgaaaatggactaaaaccaaaatcactctaaagtatagagactaaaaacatatttaaccccatAATCTATAAGTATAACACATGAGTGAAATATGAATGAAACACTTAAATAAAAgatgatatataaatatattctgatatttcttttttaatcttttttcagaatttatcaatattaaacAATAGAACATATTCCATTAGAAACATCTTCTAAAGTTGTGACTTAACTGAATtgatttattacaaatttttgaaaaaataaataaacaaattcaatattaaagaaaactaAGCAAAATGTTTAAAACCGTAATTTATCGCAATCTCCTTAATTTCCCGCggtatcattttaaaaaaccaaATCGCATTTAATTTCGACCATTTACGCGCCGTAACGAACGCCATGGCGCTATCCACCGACGCATCACCACCACCTTCCTTAGGAGAAGAACCGTTACCTCACGACGGCGACGGTTACGACCTTAACGATGATGATGGTGCTTCGATCGGCGTCGTTTCACTGGACGATGAGGGTTTTCCGTCGCAACTCCCGGGATCGGAAACGCCGTCGAAAAAGAGCAGTTTCACCGCCGATTTCTATCGTTGCGGAACCGATTGGTCCTCGCTGATGTTGCaggatgataaaaataatagacaCTCCGATTTGGAGCGCGATTCggggaagaagatgaagcaggCCAACCTGTTCCAGATTTGGGGTTTCAAAAGAAGCGACGCCGTTGGTTTAGTTGAATCTGGACCGAGTTTGAGGGTTTATTCTGATAAAGGAGGTAGTTCTTCTGAAAGGAAGATTGTGAAACCTGGAAATTGGGGTTCGATTTCGCGCGACGGAGGAAAAGAGTCCGAGAACACGAAATCTCTCCGCAAGAGAAAGCGTTTCAGTGGTGAAAATAGGGCTACACATTCCTGTCCCTTTTATAAGAAAATCCCAGGTGAAACTTTTATCATAACTCCACTAATTCAAGTCGAGTAAGGGAACTGACTTAATGGAACTAGTGCATCCGAAACTGCAATAGTTCCATCTTGGACGTTTGTCCTGAGATTGAGAAATTAGTTTGGCAATAGTTCCATCTTGGCAATAGTTTGgcaaaatgaaacaaattgaTTGAGAAATTAGTTTGGCAATAGTTCCATCTTGGACGTTTGTCCTGAGATTTGGTtatgaaaattagaaaacatgAAATGTTCTAAATGAAAATACTTTATTTGCAAATGCAGGGACAACATTCACTGTTGATGCTTTTCGGTATGGGTCCGTGGAAGGGTGTTCAGCGTATTTTCTTAGTCATTTCCACTGCGATCACTATGGTGGCCTTAGCAAGAAATGGTCTCATGGCCCTATTTATTGCTCTCCTCTCACGGGACGGCTTGTTCAAATGTGTCTATCGGTAAATCCTTTGTAAGAACTCAGAAACTCCCATGTCTCCTTTGCTCTGTTTGTAGATTGCTCAATTACATGAACTTACAAATCAGACTGCACTTGATCATGTTTTTCACATTGCATTTCTGTGAAGGGATTACcttgtgagtgtgtgtgtgtgtttttatatatatatttacttgtACAGGTATATCCACCCTTTGGAATTTAATACGGAGCATGTGATTGATGGTGTCAAAGTGACTTTTTTAGAAGCTAATCATTGCCCTGGTGCGGCTTTGATTCACTTTAGCCTCCCAAATGACCAACGTTATTTGCACACTGGGGACTTTAGAGCGTGTAAACCAATGCAAGCTTACAGTCTTCTTATAAATCAACGTGTAAATGTACTTTATTTGGATACTACATATTGCAATCCAAAATACAGGTAAGTTCTGGTTTTTGTACAGTTCTTGTCATTTGGTTATGATATGTAATCATTGGTTTTACTAATCTCGACTGATTGTTAAAACATTTCTGGTTCAGGTTCCCTTCCAAGGAAGATGTACTAAATTATGTCGTCAAAATTACAAAGAACCATCTCAAAATTCATCAGAAAACTTTAGTGGTCGTCGGGGCTTACAGTATTGGCAAAGAATGTGTATATCTTGCAATTTCTAAAGCTCTTGGGGTATGTGTGTTTTTCCGGAGCAGACTTCTATTTTAACTCGTTCATTCTATacacttttttgttttcaattgtcTTTATTGTTGACAAGAAGGGTTGTGCTacgaaaaacaaaaacatatattgatAACTAAGGGATTGTTTGTCTTTATGACTATCTAATCTAGATATAGCTGATGGTTTTGAAGTTTtcactttatttctttaatcCTTCAGAGTTCAGGCCTATCAGATATTGGTACCTGAGTTATCGGTTTGTCTTCATGACGATCTTATCGATATTACtgatgattttgaaattttcgcTTGTTTTTTTTCATCCT
It includes:
- the LOC106753838 gene encoding DNA cross-link repair protein SNM1 isoform X2; its protein translation is MALSTDASPPPSLGEEPLPHDGDGYDLNDDDGASIGVVSLDDEGFPSQLPGSETPSKKSSFTADFYRCGTDWSSLMLQDDKNNRHSDLERDSGKKMKQANLFQIWGFKRSDAVGLVESGPSLRVYSDKGGSSSERKIVKPGNWGSISRDGGKESENTKSLRKRKRFSGENRATHSCPFYKKIPGTTFTVDAFRYGSVEGCSAYFLSHFHCDHYGGLSKKWSHGPIYCSPLTGRLVQMCLSVNPLYIHPLEFNTEHVIDGVKVTFLEANHCPGAALIHFSLPNDQRYLHTGDFRACKPMQAYSLLINQRVNVLYLDTTYCNPKYRFPSKEDVLNYVVKITKNHLKIHQKTLVVVGAYSIGKECVYLAISKALGVKIYANASRRRILQAFDWSDLSDRLCTIGMSTLLHVLPMSSLRPETLKDYLKTYKDQFTAVLAFRPTGVPYSEHSSYTELRDFVQFLRPDKIIPTVNVGNAANREKMQSYFRDWLSLSSVVLPICWLQCRAFINFMTTKVGPE
- the LOC106753838 gene encoding DNA cross-link repair protein SNM1 isoform X1, which encodes MALSTDASPPPSLGEEPLPHDGDGYDLNDDDGASIGVVSLDDEGFPSQLPGSETPSKKSSFTADFYRCGTDWSSLMLQDDKNNRHSDLERDSGKKMKQANLFQIWGFKRSDAVGLVESGPSLRVYSDKGGSSSERKIVKPGNWGSISRDGGKESENTKSLRKRKRFSGENRATHSCPFYKKIPGTTFTVDAFRYGSVEGCSAYFLSHFHCDHYGGLSKKWSHGPIYCSPLTGRLVQMCLSVNPLYIHPLEFNTEHVIDGVKVTFLEANHCPGAALIHFSLPNDQRYLHTGDFRACKPMQAYSLLINQRVNVLYLDTTYCNPKYRFPSKEDVLNYVVKITKNHLKIHQKTLVVVGAYSIGKECVYLAISKALGVKIYANASRRRILQAFDWSDLSDRLCTIGMSTLLHVLPMSSLRPETLKDYLKTYKDQFTAVLAFRPTGWTFNEKISNDLELIKPVTKGNVTIYGVPYSEHSSYTELRDFVQFLRPDKIIPTVNVGNAANREKMQSYFRDWLSLSSVVLPICWLQCRAFINFMTTKVGPE